In the Thauera sedimentorum genome, one interval contains:
- a CDS encoding integration host factor subunit alpha, translating into MGVTLTKAELADLLFERVGLNKREAKDMVEGFFEEIRQALEQGDCVKLSGFGNFQLRDKPQRPGRNPKTGEEIPITARRVVTFHASQKLKAAVEQLSDASKQP; encoded by the coding sequence ATGGGCGTGACCTTGACCAAGGCGGAACTGGCCGACCTGCTGTTCGAGCGGGTCGGTCTGAACAAGCGCGAAGCCAAGGATATGGTGGAAGGCTTTTTCGAGGAGATCCGGCAGGCGCTGGAACAGGGTGATTGCGTGAAACTGTCGGGGTTCGGCAACTTCCAGTTGCGCGACAAGCCGCAGCGACCCGGTCGCAACCCCAAGACCGGTGAGGAAATTCCGATTACCGCCCGGCGCGTCGTGACCTTCCATGCGAGCCAGAAGTTGAAGGCCGCGGTGGAGCAACTGAGCGATGCAAGCAAGCAGCCCTAA
- a CDS encoding protein-L-isoaspartate(D-aspartate) O-methyltransferase, with product MNMPLADAGRAAMRARARMVERLRTQGVRDEKVLAAMMQVPRHQFVQEGLAYSAYDDTALPIGFQQTISQPFVVARMIELLRAGRELGRTLEVGAGCGYQAAVLSFVAAEVYAVERIRPLLDRARENLRTLRRPNVRLKHADGNLGLPEAAPFDTIIVAAAAPSVPQALKEQLAPGGRLMIPVGTGDQRLVLVERQGGTFRESRLEAVRFVPLLTGTE from the coding sequence ATGAACATGCCGCTTGCCGACGCCGGACGGGCCGCGATGCGTGCGCGGGCGCGCATGGTGGAGCGCCTGCGGACCCAGGGCGTGCGCGACGAAAAGGTGCTGGCGGCGATGATGCAGGTGCCGCGCCACCAGTTCGTGCAGGAGGGGCTGGCGTACAGCGCGTACGACGATACGGCCCTGCCGATCGGCTTTCAGCAGACGATTTCGCAGCCCTTCGTGGTCGCACGGATGATCGAGCTGCTGCGCGCGGGCCGTGAACTCGGGCGTACGCTGGAGGTCGGTGCCGGTTGCGGTTATCAGGCTGCCGTGCTGTCCTTCGTCGCCGCGGAGGTCTACGCGGTCGAGCGCATCCGCCCGCTGCTGGATCGCGCGCGCGAGAACCTGCGTACGCTGCGCCGTCCGAACGTGCGCTTGAAACATGCGGATGGTAACCTCGGGTTGCCCGAGGCGGCGCCGTTCGACACCATCATCGTCGCCGCGGCCGCGCCGTCCGTGCCCCAGGCGCTCAAGGAACAACTTGCGCCCGGCGGCCGTCTGATGATCCCGGTGGGAACAGGCGATCAACGTCTGGTGCTTGTCGAGCGCCAGGGTGGAACATTCAGGGAAAGCCGGCTCGAAGCAGTGCGCTTCGTGCCCTTGCTGACGGGTACGGAATGA
- a CDS encoding MerR family transcriptional regulator yields MQASSPNVGSDALPPIPAKRYFTIGEVSELCAVKPHVLRYWEQEFTQLKPVKRRGNRRYYQHHEVLLVRRIRQLLYDEGFTISGARNRLGETALHEHEVEEESDRMKALVAELRSEIEALLAELRS; encoded by the coding sequence ATGCAAGCAAGCAGCCCTAACGTCGGGTCGGACGCGCTGCCGCCGATACCGGCCAAGCGCTACTTCACCATCGGTGAGGTCAGCGAACTGTGCGCGGTCAAGCCACACGTGTTGCGCTATTGGGAGCAGGAGTTCACCCAGCTCAAGCCGGTCAAGCGACGCGGCAACCGGCGCTATTACCAGCATCACGAAGTCCTGCTTGTTCGCCGGATCCGGCAGTTGCTGTACGACGAAGGCTTCACCATTTCGGGTGCCCGCAACCGGCTTGGCGAAACCGCGCTGCACGAGCATGAGGTCGAGGAGGAGAGCGACCGCATGAAGGCACTGGTGGCGGAACTGCGGAGCGAAATCGAGGCGCTGCTGGCGGAGCTCCGGTCCTGA
- the surE gene encoding 5'/3'-nucleotidase SurE: MRILVSNDDGYFAPGIAALAEALATVGEVTVVAPERDRSGASNSLTLDRPLSLRRAANGFYFVNGTPTDCVHLAVTGMLDHLPDMVVSGVNHGANMGDDTIYSGTVAAATEGFLLGVPSIAVSLVSKGASDFTAAARVAKDLAERFKRAPFRQAALLNVNVPDRPYEALGGVRVTRLGKRHKAEPVIRSLTPRQETVYWIGAAGEAADAGEGTDFHAVANGCVSVTPLQIDLTHTGQIAPVADWLAQ, encoded by the coding sequence ATGCGCATTCTCGTCAGCAACGACGATGGTTACTTCGCGCCGGGCATTGCGGCGCTTGCCGAGGCGCTCGCCACGGTGGGTGAGGTGACCGTGGTCGCCCCCGAGCGCGACCGCAGCGGTGCGAGCAACTCGCTGACGCTCGACCGGCCGCTGTCGCTGCGCCGCGCGGCCAACGGATTCTATTTCGTCAATGGTACGCCGACCGACTGCGTGCATCTGGCCGTGACCGGCATGCTCGATCATCTGCCCGACATGGTGGTTTCGGGGGTCAATCACGGCGCCAACATGGGCGACGACACCATCTACTCCGGCACGGTCGCCGCGGCCACCGAGGGCTTCCTGCTGGGCGTGCCGTCGATCGCGGTGTCGCTGGTGAGCAAGGGTGCGAGCGATTTCACCGCCGCGGCGCGCGTCGCCAAGGATCTGGCCGAACGATTCAAGCGGGCTCCTTTCCGGCAAGCCGCACTGCTCAACGTGAATGTGCCGGACCGTCCCTACGAGGCGCTTGGCGGCGTTCGCGTGACCCGTCTGGGCAAGCGCCACAAGGCGGAGCCGGTCATCCGCAGCCTGACGCCGCGGCAGGAGACCGTCTACTGGATCGGTGCTGCCGGCGAGGCGGCGGACGCCGGCGAGGGGACCGACTTCCATGCGGTGGCCAACGGTTGCGTGTCGGTGACCCCGCTACAGATCGATCTGACGCATACCGGGCAGATCGCCCCGGTAGCGGACTGGCTGGCGCAATGA